From the Bacteroidales bacterium genome, one window contains:
- a CDS encoding DUF2461 domain-containing protein, whose product MNTGKILEFLQELQQNNTREWFGQNKSRFDQLRSDFESFLNELIPEVHKVDPGIGLVAAKDCMFRIYRDVRFSKDKAPYKTNFGAFIAENGRKSLKAGYYFHLSPEESFLGGGIYMPSPEILKAIRQEVYFNSEELKQIMSEPDFRRIYGGVHDMEDKLKKPPKDYPADFKDMDLLRHKSYTVWHTLTEEELSSQALLGAIVQKFKAMVPFNAFLNRIFLG is encoded by the coding sequence ATGAATACAGGCAAGATCTTGGAGTTTCTTCAGGAATTACAGCAGAACAACACCAGGGAATGGTTTGGGCAGAACAAATCCCGTTTTGATCAGCTGCGAAGCGATTTTGAATCGTTTCTGAACGAGTTGATTCCGGAAGTCCATAAGGTTGATCCAGGCATCGGGCTGGTGGCGGCGAAGGATTGTATGTTCCGGATTTACAGGGATGTCCGTTTTTCGAAGGACAAAGCCCCCTACAAAACGAATTTCGGCGCCTTTATAGCGGAAAATGGGCGAAAGAGCCTCAAAGCGGGGTATTATTTTCATCTTTCCCCCGAAGAAAGTTTTCTGGGAGGAGGGATCTACATGCCATCGCCGGAGATTTTAAAAGCAATAAGGCAGGAGGTTTACTTCAATTCGGAGGAATTGAAGCAGATCATGAGTGAGCCGGACTTCAGGAGGATTTACGGCGGGGTGCACGATATGGAAGATAAGCTGAAGAAACCGCCCAAGGATTATCCTGCTGATTTCAAGGATATGGATTTACTCAGGCACAAAAGCTATACGGTCTGGCATACGCTGACGGAGGAGGAGCTCAGCAGTCAGGCACTGCTGGGAGCGATCGTTCAGAAATTCAAGGCAATGGTACCTTTCAATGCGTTTTTGAACCGGATTTTTCTCGGGTAG
- the gyrB gene encoding DNA topoisomerase (ATP-hydrolyzing) subunit B produces MTDEEKNFQASENYTADNIQVLEGLEAVRKRPAMYIGDVSDKGLHHLVNEVIDNSIDEALAGYCDRIDLFINEDNSITVADNGRGIPTGIHEKEKRSALEVVMTVLHAGGKFDKGSYKVSGGLHGVGVSCVNALSSWLSVKVSREGKIWQQEYHCGKPAYPVKIIGETHKTGTEVSFKPDYSIFIVEEFSYEVLASRLRELAFLNKGITLTITDYREKDENGHFISESFYSENGLKDFIQYLDANREKLMEAPIYMEGEKNDIPVEIAMLYNTSFSENIHAYVNNINTHEGGTHLAGFRRALTRTLKGYAEKSGMLSKLKFDISGDDFREGLTAIISVKVMEPQFEGQTKTKLGNSEVMGAVDQLVSELLSYYLEENPKEARTIVNKVILAATARHAARKARELVQRKSVLSGSGLPGKLADCSERDPVQCEIYLVEGDSAGGTAKQGRDRRFQAILPLRGKILNVEKAMQHKIFDSEEIKNIFTALGISIGTEEDSKALNLDKLRYHKIIIMTDADVDGSHIATLILTFFFRYMKELIENGHVYIATPPLYLIKKGKEERYCWTEEERERITLELSPNGKDSGVHLQRYKGLGEMNAEQLWKTTMDPAYRTLRQVTIENGTEADRIFSMLMGDEVPPRREFIEKNARYANIDA; encoded by the coding sequence ATGACCGACGAAGAAAAAAATTTCCAGGCAAGCGAGAACTATACAGCGGATAATATCCAGGTACTGGAAGGATTGGAGGCCGTGCGGAAAAGGCCTGCCATGTATATTGGGGATGTCAGCGATAAAGGCCTTCACCATCTGGTGAATGAAGTCATCGATAACTCCATTGATGAAGCCCTGGCAGGTTACTGCGACAGGATCGATCTGTTCATCAACGAAGATAACTCCATTACGGTAGCCGACAATGGCCGTGGCATACCCACCGGCATCCACGAAAAAGAAAAGCGTTCCGCCCTGGAAGTGGTGATGACGGTCCTGCACGCAGGCGGAAAGTTCGACAAGGGTTCGTATAAAGTTTCCGGTGGACTGCACGGAGTGGGTGTATCCTGTGTGAACGCGCTTTCCTCCTGGCTCAGCGTCAAAGTGAGCCGGGAAGGGAAAATCTGGCAGCAGGAGTACCATTGCGGCAAACCGGCGTACCCGGTGAAGATCATTGGAGAGACCCACAAAACGGGTACAGAAGTCAGCTTTAAACCCGACTATTCCATCTTCATCGTCGAAGAGTTCAGTTATGAGGTCCTGGCTTCCCGCCTTCGGGAACTGGCATTTCTGAACAAAGGGATCACGCTGACCATCACCGATTACCGTGAAAAGGACGAAAACGGGCACTTCATTTCTGAATCCTTTTACTCGGAGAACGGGTTGAAGGATTTCATTCAGTATCTGGATGCCAACCGTGAGAAATTGATGGAGGCTCCCATTTACATGGAGGGAGAAAAAAATGACATCCCGGTGGAGATTGCCATGCTCTATAATACCTCCTTTTCAGAGAATATCCACGCCTACGTCAATAACATCAACACCCACGAGGGCGGAACCCACCTGGCAGGTTTCCGAAGGGCACTTACACGCACCCTGAAAGGCTATGCTGAAAAGTCAGGGATGCTCTCCAAGCTGAAGTTCGACATCAGTGGAGATGATTTCCGTGAAGGCCTCACGGCCATTATTTCCGTGAAGGTAATGGAGCCCCAGTTCGAGGGCCAGACCAAAACCAAACTGGGCAACTCGGAGGTGATGGGCGCTGTGGACCAGCTGGTCAGTGAGTTGCTCAGCTATTACCTGGAGGAGAATCCCAAGGAAGCCCGCACCATTGTCAATAAGGTCATTTTGGCTGCCACGGCGCGGCACGCAGCACGAAAAGCCCGTGAACTGGTCCAGCGCAAAAGTGTTCTCTCCGGTTCAGGCCTGCCCGGCAAACTGGCCGACTGCAGCGAGAGAGACCCTGTTCAGTGCGAAATATACCTGGTGGAGGGTGACTCGGCGGGTGGTACGGCCAAACAGGGCCGCGACCGCAGGTTCCAGGCAATCCTGCCCCTGAGGGGAAAGATCCTGAACGTGGAAAAAGCCATGCAGCATAAGATCTTTGACAGCGAAGAGATCAAAAATATCTTCACCGCTCTCGGAATTTCCATCGGAACGGAAGAAGACAGCAAAGCGCTGAACCTGGACAAGCTGCGCTACCATAAGATCATCATCATGACCGATGCCGATGTCGACGGAAGCCATATCGCCACCCTGATCCTGACCTTCTTCTTCAGGTATATGAAAGAGCTCATCGAAAACGGACACGTCTACATTGCCACTCCCCCGCTCTACCTGATCAAAAAAGGCAAAGAGGAACGTTATTGCTGGACCGAGGAAGAACGTGAACGGATCACCCTTGAACTTTCACCCAACGGGAAAGACTCCGGCGTCCACCTGCAGCGGTATAAAGGCCTGGGCGAAATGAACGCCGAACAGCTCTGGAAAACGACCATGGACCCCGCTTACCGTACCCTGCGACAGGTTACGATCGAAAACGGAACGGAAGCCGACCGGATATTCTCCATGCTGATGGGCGATGAAGTACCCCCCCGCCGTGAATTCATCGAGAAAAACGCACGCTACGCCAACATCGACGCCTGA